The genomic DNA aagaaaggaggaaaaggaagggagggaggaagaaaggagaaaacgaaagaagggagggagggaaaaagaaggaaggagggaggaagggagggaaggaaaggaagaaaggaaggaaggaaaaatagaagggaggaaaaaggaaagaaggaagaaaggaaggaaaaattaaggaacaaaggaaggaaaatttAAGTAAGAAATGAAGgcagaacaaaggaaggaaggaaggaaggaaggaaggaaggaaggaaggaaggaaggaaggaaggaaggaaggaaggaaggaaaattaagtaagaaaggaaggaagggccaaagcaatagcacagcggtcgggtgtttgccttgcacacggccgagcCAGTACAAACagtagttcgatccctggcatccgatatgtaccccgagcctgccaggagcgacttctgagcacaaagccaggagggaccccgaGCGCCGCAGAGgcgtgacccaaacacaaacgaAAAAAAGACTGTCTTAAATGCTTGTGgaacaaagaaggaaaaggggGTCACAAGTCACTGAGGGACATCGAGGCACagcatgagagagacagagagacaagaacTAATGGCCCCCGGCCCTTTGTTCCTCCCCGTCACCCCCAGTCCCTGTTCCCCAAGAAGAACGCGGAGTGTCTCCTCAGCTGCGCCTTCCTCAGGGCAGTGCTGGCCGTCAAGCAGGGCGAGTGTCCGGCCCCCGAGAAGGCCAGCGGCTTCGCGGCCGCCTGCGTGGAGAGCTGCGAGGCCGACGGAGAGTGTTCGGGCGTGAAGAAATGCTGCTTCAATGGCTGCGGGCACACCTGCCAGGTGCCCAAGACGCTCTACAAAGGTGAGACGACAGCCTGGCACCTTGGGTCTGGGGGACGGGTGGGCCAGGACAGTGGCGCGAGGGTAGGACGTGTCAGAACCAGAAGGACCcgagttggatccccggcatctcacatgATCCACCcagtccaggagcgatttctgagcacagagccaggaggaacccctgagcgccactgggtgtggcccaaaataaaaaacaaacaaacaccatcaTGCATTCCTGTGTCCACACCCAACACACATGGCCACACGCACCCACCGGCACTCAGACACACACGGAAACACGCTCAGAATGGTACACACAGGGTCTCACATTGTCATAGACACGCTGGGCCCCCCAAAGGGTTAAGTTCTCAGCGTTAAACTGCCAGAGCAAAATGGAAAGTTATGGAATTAGGAGAAAATatgaggaaggaagagggagggagggagggaggaagggaggggagagagaaagaaagaaaggaaagaaaggaaagaaagaaagaaagaaagaaagaaagaaagaaagaaagaaagaaagaaagaaagaaagaaagaaagaaagaaagaaagaaagaaagaaagaaagaaagaaagaaagaaagaaagaaagaaagaaaagaaagaaaagaaagaagaaacagaaaagaaaagaatgaaaaaagagagaagcaaggaagaagaaagaaaaagagaaagaaaggaaggaaggaagagtgaagaaaggaaagaaagaagaaagaaaaagaagaaagaaagagaaagagaaagaaagacaaaagaaagagaaagaaggaaggaaggaaggaaggaaggaaggaaggaaggaaggaaggaaggaaggaaggaaggaaaaaaaccaaaaacaagagagaaagaagagaggaaggaaggaaggaaagagtaaggaaaggaaggtaggaagaaagagaaagatgggcccggagagatagcacagcagcatttgccttgcaagcagttgatcaggaccaaaggtggttggttcgaatcccggtgtcccgtagggtcccccgtgcctgccaggagctatttctgagcagacagccaggagtcacccctgagcatcgctgggtgtggcccaaaaacaagaaggaggaggaggaggaggaagagaaagtaggaagaaagaaaaaaggaaagcaggaagaaagaaaaaatgaaagaaagaaaaagaaagaaaagaaagaagaaagaaaaagtagaaagaaaagaaagaggaaggtaggatgaaagaaagaaaaagaaagacataagaaaggaaggaagagaaagaaggaaggaaagaaagaaaaaaggagaaagaaaggaaggaaagaaagaaaagagagtaagaaaagaaagaatgaaagaaagaaaaggaagagaaagagaaagaaaggtaagaagaaagaaaaatgcaagaaagagaaaagaagaaagagggggagggagggagaaagaaagaaagaaagaaagaaagaaagaaagaaagagagggggaggaagaaaaagaaaagaaaaagaaagaaagaaagaaagaaagaaagaaagaaagaaagaaagaaagaaagaaagaaagaaagaggaggagggaggaagaaagaagaaagaaaggtaggaagaaagaaaatgaaagaaagaaaagaggaaggtaggaagaaagacataaaggaaggaagagaaagaaggaaggaaagaaagaaaatgaaaaggagagaaaggaaggaaagaaaagaaagaatgaaagaaaaggaagagaaagagaaaggtaagaagaatgaaaaaatgaaagaaagggagagagagaaagaaagaagaaaaagggggagggagggagaaagaagaaagaaaggtaggaagaaagaaaatgaaagaaagaaaagaggaagatagaaagaaagaaaatgaaagaaaagtgggccgggaaggtggcgctagagataaggtgtctgccttgtaagctctaccaaggaacggaccacggttcgatcccccggcgtcccatatggtccccccaagccaggggcgatttctgagcacatagccaggagtaaccactgagcgtcaaacgggtgtggcccaaaaaccaaaaaaaaaaagaaaagaaaagaaaatgaaaaaagagacataagaaaggaaggaagagaaagaaggaaggaaagaaagaaaacaaaaaggagagagaaaggaaggaaagaaagaatgaaagaaaaggaagagaaagaaaggtgagaagaaagaaaaagtgaaagagagaaaaaagagaaagaaagaagaaaggggagggagaaagaagaaagaaaggtaggaagaaaatgaaagaaaaaaggaaggtaggaagaaataaaatgaaagaaaagaaaaaagaaaggaaggaagagaaagaaggaaagaaagaaaacaaagggagaaaggaggaaagaaagaaaagaaagtaagaaaagaaagaatgaaagaaaaggaagagaaagagaaaggtaagaagaaagaaaaatgaaaaaaagagaaaaaagaaagggagagaaagaaagaagaaagggagggagggagaaagaagaaaggtaggaagaaaaaatggaagaaagagaaaatgaaagaaagacataaggaagagaaagaaggaaggaaagaaagaaaaagcaaaaagaaagaaaaaggaaggaaagaaagaaaagaaagagtaagaaaagaaaaagaatgaatgaaagaaaaggaagagaaaggtaagaagaaagaaaaaatgaaagaaatagagaaaaagaagaaagagaaagaaagaaaggaaggaaggaaggaaggaaggaaggaaggaaggaaggaaggaaggaaggaaggaagaaagagaggaaagaaagaaaggaaggaaggaaggaaggaaggaaggaaggaaggaaggaagggagaaaggaagggagaaaggaagggagaaaggaagggagaaaggaagggagaaagcaaGCAACcaagctagctagctagctagctttTGGACCGAACACTGTGCTTCGTATGGGCCAAGgtcatggggagaagaaaggaaatgagaggCAGCAGAGCCTGAGCCCACGGGACGCGCGCACGCAACagacacacctggctctgcactcagggctcactcctggcagggctcagggtctcatatgggatgcgggggatcgaacccgaatCAGCTGTGTGCCAAGTGAGCTTCCCTGGGGCCCGGAATTGTGTGTGGCCTCCCTGCGAAGCGTTGCAAGAAGTCCGGGTCGTGAGTGCGGAGTCTGTGGGCCCTCGGATGGGGGCAGAGGTCACGGCGCCTCCTCAGTTTTGGGGATCACCTAAGGCTATCCACCTAGGAtggggggtcctcaaactacggcccccCACGCAGGCCCCTcgaaatattcaaaattatgtgGATTTGacttggttttgttctttttttttttttttttttttttttttttttgtgtgtgtgtgtgtgtgtggtttttgggtcacacccggcagtgctcaggggttattcctggctccaggctcagaaattgctcctggcaggcacgggaggaccatatatgggacgccgggattcgaaccgatgacctcctgcatgagaggcaaacgccttacctccatgctatctctccggccccggttttgttctttattttaaatatcatatttgTCCCAGTTTTGTTCATGGttgttctctctctgtgtgtctctgtctctctctgtgtctctgtctctctgtgttcatctctgtctccctgtctctgtctctcacacacacattttgtttttctgtggcTTGTAGTTCCTTGCATCTGTGACCTCTGTTTTTGTGGCCTCTAGTTCCATGGTTCTGTGACCTTTGGATCCTTGGTTCTGTGGCCCCGTGGCCTTGTGGTTCTGTGGTTCCGTGGTGTCTTGCTTCTGTGGCCTGTGGTTCCTTGGTTCTATGGCCTGCAGTTCCATCTCCCACCTGCCTCCCAGAGCAAGGCCTAACTGTGGAGACACCCCCCAAACTAAAGTGGGCACGGTGGCTGCACATGGGCCTAGCCACAATTCACAAGACAGGGGAGAGAAAGCCTGGCTGAACCTCGGGGCCACCAAGGCCCCAGGTGAGCCCGGGGCTGTGTCTTAGGGGTCCCCCTGAGGCCACGGAAGGAGCTGCGCTTCACGGAGCTGCCGTCGGGCCAGCTGGAGGTGCGGTGGTCCTCCAAATTCAACGTCTCCATCGAACCCGTCCTTTACGTGGTGCAGAGACGCTGGAACTTCGGCATCCACCCCAGCGAGGACGACGCCACGCGCTGGCAGACGGTGGCCCAGGTGAGTGGGTGGAAAAGATGGGGGAAAGACAGGGGTACGTACCCCCAGACGTCAATCTCTGGGTGTTCATGGCCCCCAGCTTAGCTCATACCATCAGAGAATttcacttctggggccggagccgTGCAACCCCAGAACAAACTGGGGTTCGACCCCCGGCTGGACAGCCATCATTTCGGGGTGCCCGGGGggccctataggatgctgggaagagAACTGGGGTCCACTGCATGTGGGGCCCTTCATcatcctcctcccttccctcttttatttattgagttggttttgttttgttttgtttggaggcttcACCCGGCATTGGCACctaggggtccctcctggctctgcgctcagaagtcactcctggcaggcacagaggacccatttttttttatttgttgatttatctatttattttattcaccGATGTGAATATTTTCGACAGTTCCAGTTATTCATGGTTGACTTTCAGTCCAACAATGTCCGTTCCCTgggacagatatttttcttttcttttcttttcttttcttttcttttcttttcttttcttttcttttctttttttctttctttctttctttcttcctttctttcctttctttcctttctttcttcctttttctttctttctctctttccttctcactttttctttctctcctctttctttctctctcctctctttctctatctttctctcttccttctttctttcttccttccttctttctctttcttttttctttctttctctcttctttccttccctttccttttcttcctttcttcctttttttctttctttctatctttctttctttctttctttctttctttctctccttttagacaccatgatcctctcttctctctccctctcttctttctcttctctctcccttttttctctcttctttctccctctcttctctctccctctcttctttctctctcttctctctccctcttttttctctcctttctccctctcttctcttctctctccctctcttccttctctccctctcttctttcttcctctcttctctctccctcttatttcttcctctcttctctttctcctctctctccctctcttccttctctccctctcttctctctcgccctcttttttctctctccctctttttctctcttctttctccctctcttctctcttttctctcttctctcttttctctcttctctctccctcttctctccccctctttctctccttttagacatcatgatttgcactattgttcccGAAGTGTTTTCCTGCCTCTTATTTTTCCCTCCGTCCAccacccagttcctgtccagagggATCCCTCCCAACGCTCCTCGTCACAGtgcttccttctctgccctcaccacCCCTGTACCCACTGCCCCTGCCTTCTCGCTGTCCCCTGGCCCAAGGGGATCTATGCCTGTCCCATGCAACGAAGAGTCTCCCTGGCCTTTCGGGACAGTGGCCGGACGGGTGCCCAGAGCCACGAAGAACACAGACACCATGGGACCCTAATTGCCTtccttatcccccccccccccccagaccacGGATGAGAGACTGCAGCTCACAGATCTGCGGCCCAGCAGGTGGTACCAATTCCGAGTGGCCGCTGTCAACATACATGGGACTCGAGGCTTCACGGCGCCCAGCAAGCATTTCCGCTCGGCCAGAGGTGGGTGTTCTCTGGGGGGGGCGAGACCtgtgcttttgggggggggcgtttGGGACAAAGTCCGGCACCCAAATAAGTCTGCATAGGCTCCTGTCCCATCCTGTCCTGTCCCTCTGTCTATCCCCAAAGCCATCCGTGGGAGAGTGGCCACAATGTGGGCCACTTCCCCGcagctttttgtgttttgtttttttggttttggggtcccacccggcagcgctcaggggtccctcctggctctgcgctcagaaattgctcccggcaggctcaaagggggggacccaatgggatgccgggattccaaccaccaaccttctgcatgcaaggcaaacgccttacctccatgctgtctctgtgGCCCCTGCACTTGTCTCTTAAGCGGATCCAAATCCAACGAATATAAAGGCCACAGAGTGACCCCGGTGTCATGGCATCTGGACACAGATGTGCCTGCTAATGTCATGATCACAGGCTAGGGGTCTTGTGCCCACTCTTCTGCCGGTCCTGCATTTGAGGGGGGCATCTCCCAGCTTCTCACAGCCCCCCAGTGTCCGGGTCCTGTAAAGTACTCCGATGTGTTCCCATTTCAGGGTGTCCGGAAGGACATAATGGCCCCTAGggaagaggctggaaagatagcatggaggtaaggcgtttgccttgcatgcacaaggatggcggttcgaatcctgacatcccatagggtcccccgagtctgccaggagcaatttctgagtgtagagccaggggtaacccttgagtgctgccaggtgggacccaaaaactaaaccaaaacaaaacaaaacaaaaacggcCCACACACCACAAGGTTCTTGTGTTTTCAGACCCGGGGGCCCCCCCGGCCCCTGCCAACCTGCGGCTGCTCAACTCCACGGCGCACAGTGACGGCAGCCTGACAGCCACCGTGGGCTGGGACACCCCCGAAGAGCCGGACACACCAGTGCACCATTACAAGGTCTTCTGGAGCTGGGCAGCTGACAGCGCCAGGTCCCCGGTGCCCAGCAGGAAGAAGCGAAGGAAGACCACAGACGGggtgagcacaaagtcaggagtcaaCCTTGAACTAAGAGCTAGGGGTCAGCCCtgcgcgcagagccaggagtaagccctaagcacaaaggccttcCTCCAGAAATAACATGCCATGAGCTCAGGACAGAGATGGGCCCcttccgccctccctccctccctccctccctagtgAATGGGCCTCTGCCTTGTCGTCACCGCTTTGACCCCACACTGGCacgtgtgtctctgtgtgtctgtgtgtcatGGATGGGGCAGGCAGTAGggcaaagtttgccttgcattcggctgccccacgatggacctgagtttgatccccggcatcccacatgatccccaagccaggagcgatttctgagcacatagccaggagtagcaccacTGGATGGGGCccgaaaaatgaaagaatatctCTGTATGTGGCGTGTCTGTCTGTATATTTATTTGCCTGCATGCTTGCTTATGagtctgtgtgtctttgtgtgagTACACGTCACATGTGTCTCTGTGTGCACACTGACACGCACGCATGTCTGCCCATAGGCCCAGCATGCCGTGAGCCTGGAGCAACTGCAGGCGGGCTGCGAGTACACCGTGGAACTGCAGGCCGTGGCTTACTGGGGCCAGCAGCGCCTCAAGAGCCCGAAGGTCGCCTTCCAGTTCACAGCCGCCCCCAGCTCCAGTGAGTGGCTGGGACTTCCTGGGTTCCCTGGCATCCGACCTATGACCCCTGACCTCAGACAAATGACCCCTGACATCTGACTTATGACCCCTGACCCACAACCCCTGACATCTGACTTATGACCCCTGACCTCTGACCCACAATTCCTGATATTTGACCTATGACCCATGACATCTGACCTGTGACCTCTGACATCTGAGCCTTTTTAGCATGCCCTCCCTTGCCCTGTCCTGATGTTCCCTGGAGATGTCATAAGAAAAATCCCTATCTCACTCTggccaggctggggggggggggggaggtacaCGTGTCATTGAGTAGGTCCATGGGGCAGCAGGTTGTCACTTCTGCTCTGCATTTCTGGTTCCAGCAAGCCGCCCAGATGCAAGCACCCCGAAAGTCACTCAGCTCAGCACCTGTGGGGGGGGTGCTCGGTCACTCATGGTTTTGCTCCAAGGAGGCCTGTGTGCCTTCCTTCACCTTGGCACCCCAGTTTCTGGGCACCAGGAGGGACGCTGAGTCAGTTACACTCCAGCTGGGgtgctgcatttttttctctcctccttccccaaGCTCAGCTGTGGATGCGGTGCTTGTTACCCAGAGTCTGACCTTCCCCCGAACCCCAAACCCCAATCCCAGTCAGTCCCTGCACACAGCTTGGAGGTGGGACACCCAGCTGTCTATGGCTGCAGAGACCTGACTGGTTCTCAACAGGCCCCCAAGCTCAGTGGGGAACCCCCGTTTCCTGAAGCAGAAGTGGGAAGCGTGGGTCTAGAGGCAAATGCTGACAGGGAAAATAATGCTTGCGAGGTTGAAGAATATCAGGCAGGTTCTGGAAACTTCCACACGAGATTTCCACACACTAGCTATAGCTACCCGCAGGCAAATAGACTCGTTGTGGAAACTGTACCTGCAAGTGGCTTcgaacctcacacacacacacacacacacacacacacacacacacacacaaacacacaccccaaGTCTTTattggggagagaagagagaaggaccatcccctggggtggagaacaggtaggggtgaGGGGAAGAATCCAGAGGTACTTTTAGCAAAGAAGTATTCCTGgtttggctggagtgatagcacagtggtagggtgtttaccttgcacgcggtcAATCAtgaatggaccccggttcgattcccggcatcccatatgctcccccaagcctaccagtagcaatttctgagcacagagccaggagtaaccccctcctccccccaaaaaaaatccgtCCATCAGTGTTCTAGGACCAAGCCATGTTCTGTTCCAATGCAGAACCCGGCTTGTGTCCTGCCAGCAATGTTCCCCCAGTTTCTCCCTTCCCATCCAAACCTGGGCCGTCCTTGTGTGGTGCCTTCCACATCCCCCTGTCTTCTTCATTGCCTGCTCTGAGCTCCCTCCATCCCCCTTTCTAGCACCCACTTCCAAGTCTCCCCCTGTTTTTGTGGCACGCTTCATGTCCCAAAAAAGATGCAGAACGTCCTAGGCTGCGGTGTGTGGGTTATGCAAGAATGTCGTGTGTTTCATTGTCACCAAGTCAAGGTCATGGCAACTGGAGAGTAGAGggaattgggttttttttttttttttaggacggATGGTAGAGCAGTCATTCGGGGGTATATTGTCCCCAGTTCgggcagaaggaagaaagaagggagggaaggaaggggcgagttagggagggagggaaggagggaggaaagaaggaaggaaagaaatgaaagaaggaaaggaggaaaaaaataatgagaaaagattggaagaaaatggaagaaagtagggaaggagagatgggagaaaaaagaaaataaataagaggaaagaaaaggaaggaaaaagaaaagaaagaaaatagaagtgaagaaagaaagagacaaaagaacagaaggaaggaaaggaagataggaattgaaggaaggagggaagaaagaatgaaaataaagaaaattgagaaaggaaggagaaaagagaaagaaattagaagtgaagaaatgatagggaagaatggaaggaagaaaagtgggaatggtggggccgggcggtggtgctggaggtaaggtgtctgccttgcctgcgctagcctaggacggacctcggttcgatcccccggcgtcccatatggtcccccaagaagccaggagcaacttctgagtgcatagccaggagtaatccctgagcgtcacagggtgtggcccaaaaaccaaaaaccaaaaaaaaaaaaaaagaaaagtgggaatggaaggaagaaggaaaagaagaaattaaggaagaaaatgaaggaaaagataaaaaatgggaggaaagaaagtgaaaatgtgaaaggagaaaagaaaggaagaatgagaggaaagaacagaagaaagaaatggaaaaaagtaaggaagaaagagaaaaagaaactgcaaaggtaggaaggaaggaaggaaggaagaagaaaagaaagacttaACAATGTACTGAAAACACAAGATTTTAGAGACAGGGGCATAGTTTGGGGTTTGAGAAATCCCAGATGCCTCACAAGTCCAGATACCCCTGAACTAGCTTCAGTACAAATCTGAGGGAAGGGGGAGCAGAGACGCCCCTAATCTGTCCAATTTATCTCCTAAAACTGAGTGAGGGAATCAAAGACGGATCTAAAGCCAGGGTGAAAACATGACAGAGTGTCTCAGCTCTGTCGGAAATTTCTTAGAGAGTCGAAACTCAACTACATTGTCAGCCAGGACAATCTGGGGGGGGACTCCACCCTAAAAACCTGCCTCCCTGTTGAGGACAGGGCCTGAGACTAGGCCACAGGTTGAAAGGGGGTTCAGTCGTTGACATTAGGCTGTAGCTCAGAAACCAACggagttctttttatatttttaggaggGCCCAAACCAACGGAGCCAATTGCATAGACCGATGGGTTGAGCTGTCACTGGCCACTTAATGCCTTGAGTCCCATCCCTGGCCCCTTATGTTGTCCTTGGCACTTTTGGGGTTCCAGGGAAGTCACCTCAGCAGTAGTGTTTATGAGACCCAAATagtcgtgttttttttttgtttgtttgtttttttgtcgcAGAAGAAACCCTTGGAAAGAACCGGAAAACCACAACGTCCAGGCAGCTGCCTTTCCACGTTCGGCGGCCGTCACGGCCTCTGGAAGTGGGGACCCCCTTCCTCCAGGACCACCAGCTCCAGGTGAAAATCTACTGGAAGAACGCAGAAGGTACGTGAGGAGGAGGGCCCAGTAGCAGAACCCCGAGTCTAGCCAGGACCTGAAGGTCACTTCAATACTCGAACCCCCCAGGCCAGCTCTGACCGTGTCCTGCCTTTGCAGAACCGGGTCTGACCCGCTACCACGTGGAGTGGCTGCCGGAATTTTGCATCCACAACAGCACCACAGGGTCCGGGGTCTCCTCCGGGACCACCCAGGTGAGTGTTGGGGGACCCTGTTGCCAGCCTTAGATCTTTCCATCAcccaacacacacagacaaacaaaTCTGTTCATCTGTCCAGCCTTGGCCCGAAAGAAGGCGACTTGTGGGTTCGCTTACTGACCATCATCTGGATTTTGGGGGCACCCAGGGATGGTGACTAGGGGTTACCGGCACCTTCCAGCTCTCTGGCACCCCTTTACTCACTCACTGGTCCTCTCACCCTCTAGGAAAACTATCTCATTCTCCAAGACCTGGCCTTTTCCTGCAAGTACAAAGTGACCGTGCAGCCCGCCTGGCCCACAGGCCGCCGGAAGGCCGAGACCGTCTTCTTCACCACCCCGGCTTGCTCCGCACTCAAGTCCAAGAGCCACAAACTGAGCCGCTGCCCCGGAGAAGCGGGTAGGTGGCATTTGGGGATATTAAGACACCCCAGTGGGCAGTGAGGGGCCAGCACCTGCCCTGGGAATTCTGCCCTGGTTCTGCTGTCTGTGGCTTCCACATGACGGCGCGGGGCAGAAGTCACAGTTACAAGGCCACCGGTCCACGAGGGCCACGGCTACACATACCACTGAACCACACAGCCACTAGTCCACACTGTTCAAACCCCAACTGCTTCTGGGCAGAGCTTTTTGCTGTGCCTGACATACATACACGCATGGACGCACGCACATACAAGGATGTATACAGACATATGCCCCAGCGACCCTGCACCCCCAAGGCCCCCCAACTCTCTCCTTGCATTGTGAATCCTCACACACAGTCCTGTTGATGTCCCATTTTCCGGATGCCCTGCAAACTTCACTCTTATCTCCCGGGGACATCCTGGAGGAAGTGGAGGTCAGGAACTGGAAAACTGCCGATTACGAGGGACACTCAGTCCCGAGTCAACCCCGGGTTTTTTTTGCCTGTTCCCCCCCTTCTCTGCACACGACCCACCAGGCCCAGCGCTCGCCAAGGTCCTTGCCAAGCCCGAAAACCTGTCCGCGTCCTTCGAGCTCCACGACGCCAACGTCACGGGCCACTTCTCCTGGCAGGTGGCTGGTGCCAACCCAGCTCAGCCACTTACGGGGTTCCAGGTGACGTGGGCAGAGGCCACTCCGGAGAGCCGCCACTCCAGTCTCCCCAATAGCCTCATCTCGCAGTCGCACGTCCTGCCCGCGGTGCGTGGCGTCCTCGGTAACCTGGGGCGCCCCCTCCTTTAGTGGGACACCCCCTTCGAGATCCAGGACATCCCCAATGTCACCAGGACACCCCCTCATTATCCGGATCGTCCCTCTGTGACTCAGGACACCCCTTTCATGACCTGGGACACCCTCCTGTTATCTGGGACACCCTCTTCATGACCTGGGTCAATCCTTCTGTGACCCTGGATCACCCCCTCTTTCACCTGGGAAATCCCCCTGTTATTCGGGACACGCTCGTATTAACTTAGGTCAATCCTTGTGTGACCTATAAGCCCCCAATACCTGGGACACCCCCCATGACCTGGGACAATCCTTCTGGAACCCAGGACACCCACTCTGTCACCTAGGAGAACCCCCATTATTCAAGACACCCCCTCTGTGACTTGGGTCGCCCCCTTCATGACCTGGAACACTCCCTGAGTCACTTTTATGACTGGGTCAATAATTCTGTGATCCGGCCAActg from Suncus etruscus isolate mSunEtr1 chromosome X unlocalized genomic scaffold, mSunEtr1.pri.cur SUPER_X_unloc_2, whole genome shotgun sequence includes the following:
- the LOC126000597 gene encoding anosmin-1-like, which encodes MDPGAPGSALTLCLWLAVLGGCLASGSSSARRLDESLSVGSVQRARCASRCLSLQITRLSQHSQVRKALSNGSLLWCQNHKQCSKCLEPCKDAWDLRKQQCQSFCESLFPKKNAECLLSCAFLRAVLAVKQGECPAPEKASGFAAACVESCEADGECSGVKKCCFNGCGHTCQVPKTLYKGVPLRPRKELRFTELPSGQLEVRWSSKFNVSIEPVLYVVQRRWNFGIHPSEDDATRWQTVAQTTDERLQLTDLRPSRWYQFRVAAVNIHGTRGFTAPSKHFRSARDPGAPPAPANLRLLNSTAHSDGSLTATVGWDTPEEPDTPVHHYKVFWSWAADSARSPVPSRKKRRKTTDGAQHAVSLEQLQAGCEYTVELQAVAYWGQQRLKSPKVAFQFTAAPSSKETLGKNRKTTTSRQLPFHVRRPSRPLEVGTPFLQDHQLQVKIYWKNAEEPGLTRYHVEWLPEFCIHNSTTGSGVSSGTTQENYLILQDLAFSCKYKVTVQPAWPTGRRKAETVFFTTPACSALKSKSHKLSRCPGEAGPALAKVLAKPENLSASFELHDANVTGHFSWQVAGANPAQPLTGFQVTWAEATPESRHSSLPNSLISQSHVLPADLSVLTVSNLRPATLYRLEVQALSSGAEGPATVRTFRTPEPLPPSSHSEWRLLQGAGSARQGAGPGLHLKRRDPFHYKPSPGKS